The sequence ataattaaatatatgtagatatatttttacctcagtgtatatatatttctaattttttttttttttttttttttttttttttttttttgattactTCCTTAAAATATCTGCCATTTCTGAAGCATATCTGGTATAAGAAACATTGGCTGCTTTccacattttttaaaaaacaaaataaataaaattgttcGAAGAGgatcttatatataatatgtttctaTGTAAAATGcataaatgtttatatagatttatattttattataatttttcaagCTCAAAAATGAACTACAATTTAAAATGCgctcatataaaaataattgttacatatatatatgtatatatttatatatttattcatttatttttatatgttatgaAAAAAGTGTAAAGAGGGTGTGAAAggtttacataaaaaaaataggcaaaaatataaacactTTAAATATTgtgtttttctttatttcacttataatataacgcacataaaaaaaaaaaagaaatcatatatacaatatgtatgtatatatatatatatattatatatatgatgtatCTATGTGTAATgattaaattaatatgtatcgtacaatatataaaacgatggaatattatacatatataaaatatatataatatgtattattttttatttttttttttaattttattcgttataaaatatgtacataaatatatatatatatatatatatatatatatatatatatttatttatttattgatttaatAGATAACcattattttaaatagaAGGGccttaattataatatgaccAAAatgacatatattttttaactattttaaatatatatctttattatatataaatatatatacatatatccatttttattttgatccaataaaacataaatgtaacaaaataaataaaaaaaatctaaaaaaaattttaaaaatttttaaaaatttaaaaattaatttattctcCCCTTTTTGAtatcctctttttttttttttttttttttttttattttctttattttctttattttctttattttctttattttctttattttctttattttatttaaaaaaaaaaagaaaagaggGATGTATACGTTTAAGCGTTACACAACAATTCTGTAGCAAGAAGAAAatatcaataaatataaaatataaataatatgttaaacCTGTGGAAAGGTTTTAACACATATAGCAGTAAAAGGATTAGACatccatatattattaccaatgagatattaataaaaaagcaGATAAGAAATAATcacaattttaatattttattagaaaAAGGATGTAAGAAAAAATTGTGTAACAATatagtatataataataatataaacaaatatgtaaatatatacatgaatAATGATATACATTCTTTTAATCATATTAATGGTAAGTGTCATCATTATAGTAGTAAAAAGTTAAATATTATAGACCCTGAAAAAATTAGGAATGTTGCTATTATAGCGCATGTAGATCATGGAAAAACTACCCTTGTCGATAAATTGTTAAGACAAGGAGGtgaaataacaaataatgaTAGAATTATGGATCATAATGATTTAGAAAAGGAAAGAGGTATAACTATAATGTCTAAAGTTACcagaataaaatatgatgattattattttaatattgtaGATACACCTGGACATTCTGATTTCGGTGGAGAAGTAGAAAGAgtattaaatttaattgATGGAGTTTGTTTAATTATAGATGTAGTAGAAGGACCTAAGAACCAAACTAaatttgttttaaaaaaatcattATTAAATCCTTCTTGtaaaattattgttattatgaataaatttGATAAACCCagtaatatgaaaaaaaaagaagaaatagaaaATGAAATTTTTGATCTCTTTGTTGATTTAAATGCACCTGAAGAATCTATGAATTATCCTATTCTATATGCATCTGCAAAAAATGGATGGTGTACAGATAATTTTCATGAAGCTAAACAAAACAATACTCAAAAAAATGATGTATtagttatatttaaaaaaataatagaatATATTGATTCACCAGTTCATTtctcaaaaaattataaacatcTTGAAGATAAAAGTGCAACCCTTTTGATGGATAAACAGgcaaatataaatgaaaacgTTAAGTTTTCAGAAGGAGTATTTAGAGAGCAAAATGAGGAACCTAAAATTATTACAGATCTTATTCTTAAGGAACCATTTTGCATGCTTGTCAGCTTAATAGACCATCAAGAAGGAATTGGAGTTACTATCACAGGGAAAATCTTTAAAggtgttataaaaaaaggagaTAGTATTGTTGTGAAAactgaagaaaataaattaagaggacattgtattattaagaatatcttttatatgaAAGGTCTAAAAATTGAAAATGTACCTTTTGCAAGTGCAGGAGATATAGTTAATATAACTATCGCTAAAGGTGTTACACCGTCAGTAAATGATACTATAACATCCGATGAAAATATGGAAAGTCTAAAAACTAGACCAATCGACCCTCCAGTGTTATGCTTAAAAATATCCCAAAACACAAGTCCTTTAACGGGTAAGGATGGGAAGCATATTACCTTATCGTCGATAGGTAATAGACTTAAGAAAGAAGCAGCAATTAATATAGCTATAGAAATAAGTGAAtctgaaaaaaaagatagtTATGAAGTAAAAGGAAGAGGAGAATTACAACTAGGTATTCTTATAGAAAAATTAAGAAGAGAAGGTTATGAAATGACCATATCATCAccaaatgttatatatactaaAGATGAGAAAGGAAATTTATTAGAACCTATTGAAGAATATCATATTACTATACCAACATCGATGACTTCAAATGttatagaaaaattaaatacaagAAAAGCAGAAATTGtagatattataaatgatgatgatgataatacatTTATCAAATGTATATGTCCATCAAGAAATTTTTTTGGTATGAGATCTTATTTAAGAGATATAAGTAAAGGCACTTCTATAATTAATTCcgaattaaaagaatataaaaaaaaacaaccaTCCTATAAACGAGATCGTAATGGAGTTATTATCTCATCATCAAGTGGAACAACTACAGCTTTCTCATTAGATCCTATTCAACAGAAAGGtaatttatttgtaaatgaaaattatCCAACATATGAAGGTATGATTATTGGTGAACATTTCTTAAGTAATGATATTGAAATGAATGCTATAAAAGTAAAACCTGTTCAACATTTGAGAAATAAAGGACATGAAGATACAATAAGAattaatcataaaaatattactataGAATATGCTCTGTCATTTATTcaagatgatgaagaaataGAGGTAACTCCTAAAAGGATCGTCATGCGTAAAAAAATTCTAAACACTGAACAGAGAAAAACAGCAAACAGGAAAGCAAAACATGGGTGACAATATGACGGAATAAATTTGTACCAAAGCacgcacatatatatatatatatatatatatatatatttcatatatatatatatttttttttttgaataagaAAATTTCAACTACACATTTGTACCCTTggcatgatatatataatttgtacgatttacatatatatatatatatatatgtataacatttttaatgtcatatataataatttgtatataataaataaccacaatttaatcattttttacaatgctttatttgtattacgtgttgtaaataaatataaacaaaaaaaatgttcactttttaatatattataattatatatatatatatatatatatatatatatatatatgtatattttattttattttatttttttatgtataattttgttccttgttattttaaaaaccatctatttttcaatatataattatgacaTAAGAATCGATGGGTACTTTGTACAACATACCAATttattgtaatataatacaacaaAGGTGATTTTGTATTTGAAAGAGGAAAATAAATTTGGTTCTTCaatcatataaatacatgtgtaatatatatatatatatatatatatatatatactttgtatggtaatagaaatattaaaggaaatatatataaaaatacacctcttttttttttcttttttttttttttttttatatatattcactaaaaaagaaaatatttcaataaaataatatttggtatatattaaaataaaataatatataaaaaaatatttatacatttaaagattttataaaaaaaaaaaaaattataatatatattatatatatatatatatatataattattataatttttgttatattgtgtgaatatattatttaaggaAAAATCCAACTGAATTATTTTTGCAGACCCTAAAAAGATGATGAACAGTTTATGCGattaaaaaggaataaaaatatgaacaagtgaagtagttttttttttttgtcctaTTTGTTTTCAAAGTATAAAGGATATaccataaataaataaataaataaataaataaatatatatatatatatatatatatatatatgtacatgtttatatttatatattatgataaatgtgtatctatatatttcttcaGCCCACAGTTTGTTTGTAGCcccatataataataaaatatacacaatttttattttttttttaatatgaatattcgAATATTTCATTTCAATTTGATTAAGAAA is a genomic window of Plasmodium falciparum 3D7 genome assembly, chromosome: 7 containing:
- a CDS encoding GTP-binding translation elongation factor tu family protein, putative, with the translated sequence MLNLWKGFNTYSSKRIRHPYIITNEILIKKQIRNNHNFNILLEKGCKKKLCNNIVYNNNINKYVNIYMNNDIHSFNHINGKCHHYSSKKLNIIDPEKIRNVAIIAHVDHGKTTLVDKLLRQGGEITNNDRIMDHNDLEKERGITIMSKVTRIKYDDYYFNIVDTPGHSDFGGEVERVLNLIDGVCLIIDVVEGPKNQTKFVLKKSLLNPSCKIIVIMNKFDKPSNMKKKEEIENEIFDLFVDLNAPEESMNYPILYASAKNGWCTDNFHEAKQNNTQKNDVLVIFKKIIEYIDSPVHFSKNYKHLEDKSATLLMDKQANINENVKFSEGVFREQNEEPKIITDLILKEPFCMLVSLIDHQEGIGVTITGKIFKGVIKKGDSIVVKTEENKLRGHCIIKNIFYMKGLKIENVPFASAGDIVNITIAKGVTPSVNDTITSDENMESLKTRPIDPPVLCLKISQNTSPLTGKDGKHITLSSIGNRLKKEAAINIAIEISESEKKDSYEVKGRGELQLGILIEKLRREGYEMTISSPNVIYTKDEKGNLLEPIEEYHITIPTSMTSNVIEKLNTRKAEIVDIINDDDDNTFIKCICPSRNFFGMRSYLRDISKGTSIINSELKEYKKKQPSYKRDRNGVIISSSSGTTTAFSLDPIQQKGNLFVNENYPTYEGMIIGEHFLSNDIEMNAIKVKPVQHLRNKGHEDTIRINHKNITIEYALSFIQDDEEIEVTPKRIVMRKKILNTEQRKTANRKAKHG